Proteins from a genomic interval of Equus quagga isolate Etosha38 chromosome 13, UCLA_HA_Equagga_1.0, whole genome shotgun sequence:
- the DPM3 gene encoding dolichol-phosphate mannosyltransferase subunit 3 isoform X1 translates to MTLRLVTMTKLAQWLWALALLGSAWAALTMGAVGLELPSSCQEVLWPLPAYLLVSAGCYALGTVGYRVATFHDCEDAARELQSQIQEARADLARRGMRF, encoded by the exons ATGACGCTGAGGCTAG TGACCATGACGAAATTAGCACAGTGGCTTTGGGCACTGGCGCTCCTGGGCTCCGCCTGGGCAGCCTTGACCATGGGAGCCGTGGGCCTGGAGCTGCCCTCGTCATGCCAGGAGGTCCTTTGGCCACTGCCCGCCTACTTGCTGGTGTCCGCCGGCTGCTACGCCCTGGGCACTGTGGGCTATCGTGTGGCCACTTTTCACGACTGTGAGGACGCCGCCCGCGAGCTGCAGAGCCAGATCCAGGAGGCCCGAGCTGACTTGGCCCGCAGGGGGATGCGCTTCTGA
- the DPM3 gene encoding dolichol-phosphate mannosyltransferase subunit 3 isoform X2, which yields MTKLAQWLWALALLGSAWAALTMGAVGLELPSSCQEVLWPLPAYLLVSAGCYALGTVGYRVATFHDCEDAARELQSQIQEARADLARRGMRF from the coding sequence ATGACGAAATTAGCACAGTGGCTTTGGGCACTGGCGCTCCTGGGCTCCGCCTGGGCAGCCTTGACCATGGGAGCCGTGGGCCTGGAGCTGCCCTCGTCATGCCAGGAGGTCCTTTGGCCACTGCCCGCCTACTTGCTGGTGTCCGCCGGCTGCTACGCCCTGGGCACTGTGGGCTATCGTGTGGCCACTTTTCACGACTGTGAGGACGCCGCCCGCGAGCTGCAGAGCCAGATCCAGGAGGCCCGAGCTGACTTGGCCCGCAGGGGGATGCGCTTCTGA
- the SLC50A1 gene encoding sugar transporter SWEET1 isoform X3: MRMTRSVDNVQFLPFLTTDINNLSWLSYGALKGDGTLIIVNSVGAMLQTLYILVYLHYCPRKRGVLLQTAALLGVLLLGFGYFWLLVPDLEARLQWLGLFCSVFTISMYLSPLADLAKVIQTKSAQHFSFSLTIATLLASASWTLYGFRLKDPYITVPNFPGIVTSFIRLWLFWKYSQKPDRNSQLLQT, from the exons ATGCGGATGACCCGGAGCGTGGACAATGTCCAGTTCCTGCCCTTTCTCACCACGGATATCAA CAACCTGAGCTGGCTGAGTTATGGGGCCTTGAAAGGAGACGGGACCCTAATCATCGTGAACTCCGTGGGTGCTATGCTTCAGACCCTGTATATCTTGGTGTATCTGCACTACTGCCCTCGGAAG CGTGGCGTGCTCCTACAGACTGCAGCCCTGCTGGGGGTCCTTCTTCTGGGTTTTGGCTACTTTTGGCTCCTGGTGCCTGACCTTGAGGCCAGGCTTCAGTGGCTGGGCCTCTTCTGCAGTGTCTTCACCATCAGTATGTATCTCTCACCACTGGCTGACTTG GCCAAGGTCATTCAGACTAAATCAGCCCAACATTTCTCCTTCTCACTCACCATTGCCACCCTCCTCGCCTCTGCCTCCTGGACCCTCTACGGGTTTCGACTCAAAGATCCCTACATCACG GTGCCCAACTTTCCAGGAATCGTCACCAGCTTCATTCGCCTCTGGCTTTTCTGGAAGTATTCCCAGAAGCCAGATAGGAACTCTCAGCTCCTACAAACCTGA
- the SLC50A1 gene encoding sugar transporter SWEET1 isoform X2 produces MEAGGLADSLLSGACVLFTLGMFSSGLNLSWLSYGALKGDGTLIIVNSVGAMLQTLYILVYLHYCPRKRGVLLQTAALLGVLLLGFGYFWLLVPDLEARLQWLGLFCSVFTISMYLSPLADLAKVIQTKSAQHFSFSLTIATLLASASWTLYGFRLKDPYITVPNFPGIVTSFIRLWLFWKYSQKPDRNSQLLQT; encoded by the exons ATGGAGGCCGGCGGCCTGGCCGACTCGCTCCTTTCCGGAGCTTGCGTGCTCTTCACCCTCGGCATGTTCTCCAGCGGCCT CAACCTGAGCTGGCTGAGTTATGGGGCCTTGAAAGGAGACGGGACCCTAATCATCGTGAACTCCGTGGGTGCTATGCTTCAGACCCTGTATATCTTGGTGTATCTGCACTACTGCCCTCGGAAG CGTGGCGTGCTCCTACAGACTGCAGCCCTGCTGGGGGTCCTTCTTCTGGGTTTTGGCTACTTTTGGCTCCTGGTGCCTGACCTTGAGGCCAGGCTTCAGTGGCTGGGCCTCTTCTGCAGTGTCTTCACCATCAGTATGTATCTCTCACCACTGGCTGACTTG GCCAAGGTCATTCAGACTAAATCAGCCCAACATTTCTCCTTCTCACTCACCATTGCCACCCTCCTCGCCTCTGCCTCCTGGACCCTCTACGGGTTTCGACTCAAAGATCCCTACATCACG GTGCCCAACTTTCCAGGAATCGTCACCAGCTTCATTCGCCTCTGGCTTTTCTGGAAGTATTCCCAGAAGCCAGATAGGAACTCTCAGCTCCTACAAACCTGA
- the SLC50A1 gene encoding sugar transporter SWEET1 isoform X1, with protein sequence MEAGGLADSLLSGACVLFTLGMFSSGLSDLRHMRMTRSVDNVQFLPFLTTDINNLSWLSYGALKGDGTLIIVNSVGAMLQTLYILVYLHYCPRKRGVLLQTAALLGVLLLGFGYFWLLVPDLEARLQWLGLFCSVFTISMYLSPLADLAKVIQTKSAQHFSFSLTIATLLASASWTLYGFRLKDPYITVPNFPGIVTSFIRLWLFWKYSQKPDRNSQLLQT encoded by the exons ATGGAGGCCGGCGGCCTGGCCGACTCGCTCCTTTCCGGAGCTTGCGTGCTCTTCACCCTCGGCATGTTCTCCAGCGGCCT CTCGGACCTTAGGCACATGCGGATGACCCGGAGCGTGGACAATGTCCAGTTCCTGCCCTTTCTCACCACGGATATCAA CAACCTGAGCTGGCTGAGTTATGGGGCCTTGAAAGGAGACGGGACCCTAATCATCGTGAACTCCGTGGGTGCTATGCTTCAGACCCTGTATATCTTGGTGTATCTGCACTACTGCCCTCGGAAG CGTGGCGTGCTCCTACAGACTGCAGCCCTGCTGGGGGTCCTTCTTCTGGGTTTTGGCTACTTTTGGCTCCTGGTGCCTGACCTTGAGGCCAGGCTTCAGTGGCTGGGCCTCTTCTGCAGTGTCTTCACCATCAGTATGTATCTCTCACCACTGGCTGACTTG GCCAAGGTCATTCAGACTAAATCAGCCCAACATTTCTCCTTCTCACTCACCATTGCCACCCTCCTCGCCTCTGCCTCCTGGACCCTCTACGGGTTTCGACTCAAAGATCCCTACATCACG GTGCCCAACTTTCCAGGAATCGTCACCAGCTTCATTCGCCTCTGGCTTTTCTGGAAGTATTCCCAGAAGCCAGATAGGAACTCTCAGCTCCTACAAACCTGA
- the EFNA1 gene encoding ephrin-A1 — translation MEFLWAPLLGLCCSLAAADRHTVFWNSSNPKFWSEDYTVHVRLNDYLDIICPHYEDDSVADATMERYTLYLVEREQYQLCQPLSKDQVRWQCNQPSARHGPEKLSEKFQRFTPFTLGKEFKEGHSYYYISKPIHHQEDRCLRLKVTVDGKITHSPQAHANPQEKRLPADDSEVQVLHSIGHSAAPRLFPLAWVVLLLPFLLLQTP, via the exons ATGGAGTTCCTCTGGGCCCCTCTCTTGGGTCTGTGCTGCAGTCTGGCCGCTGCTGACCGCCACACCGTCTTCTGGAACAGTTCAAACCCCAA GTTCTGGAGTGAGGACTACACAGTACACGTGCGGCTGAATGACTACCTGGACATCATCTGTCCGCATTACGAGGATGACTCTGTGGCAGACGCTACCATGGAGCGATACACTCTGTACCTGGTGGAGCGTGAGCAGTACCAGCTGTGCCAACCCCTCTCCAAGGACCAGGTCCGCTGGCAGTGCAACCAGCCCAGTGCCAGGCATGGCCCGGAGAAGCTATCTGAGAAGTTCCAGCGCTTCACACCCTTTACCCTGGGCAAGGAGTTCAAAGAGGGACACAGCTATTACTACATCT CCAAACCCATCCACCACCAAGAAGACCGGTGCTTGAGGTTGAAGGTGACTGTCGACGGCAAAATCA CTCACAGTCCTCAGGCCCATGCCAATCCCCAGGAGAAGAGACTTCCAGCAG ATGACTCGGAGGTGCAGGTTCTACATAGCATTGGTCACAGTGCTGCCCCCCGCCTCTTCCCACTTGCCTGGGTTGTGCTGCTCCTGCCATTCCTGCTGCTGCAAACCCCGTGA